The Moraxella osloensis genome contains a region encoding:
- a CDS encoding Spx/MgsR family RNA polymerase-binding regulatory protein yields MSITICGIKNCSTMKKAFDKLTMLGLEYEFFDYKKQAIDKTTLADWVKRAGIDKVLNTKGTTYRKLSDAQKAQIKQNVDAALDMMVAKPSMIKRPIVVSDNELIIGFDETAFEKLGK; encoded by the coding sequence ATGAGCATCACCATCTGCGGTATCAAAAATTGTAGCACCATGAAAAAGGCGTTTGATAAATTAACCATGCTTGGTTTGGAGTATGAATTTTTTGACTATAAAAAACAGGCGATAGACAAAACGACATTAGCCGATTGGGTAAAGCGAGCAGGTATAGATAAGGTATTAAACACCAAAGGCACAACCTACCGCAAACTTAGCGATGCGCAAAAAGCCCAAATCAAGCAAAATGTGGATGCTGCGTTAGATATGATGGTAGCTAAGCCAAGTATGATTAAGCGCCCGATTGTCGTCTCAGACAATGAGTTAATCATTGGTTTTGATGAAACTGCCTTTGAAAAACTAGGCAAGTAA